One genomic window of Triplophysa rosa linkage group LG11, Trosa_1v2, whole genome shotgun sequence includes the following:
- the nup85 gene encoding nuclear pore complex protein Nup85: MEEVDVEPNPTLIPGAGCNQKHIGFEWGPGDMLVYETNYQLPASRSAGSPLVHMVRRDEDVCSPILRKLFNESHHIFVGLQKINEDVPSKTKKPQFVSISKNYRSVIRACMEELQQGAVSAQDRSLASQYGDQVSILLAIELIWNLCEVLFIDAAPAGALLLHLLDWVRLHKSDVDTRVREVLQSDSPTQHRSYWDVVIGLVLQGRMDEARQVLSKRASLRADSSPVFKRMDTLLQSMPIFNLAGTQTLTEFDVKWRNWHEECDRSLQDNTFASNRHLEAICKILVGDEDALLEHRELLSTWYHFLVTRLLFCHPTIKPPDLHYYAKSSMNMFVGPRASPEPLDIILLSAFEFDLHQVIKDCSFTLNNWWFVAHLTDLLDHCKLLQSHNLHFGSNLREFLVLEYASGLFTHHSLWQLAVDYFDHCPELGRVYLELLIERIPLDTERKALKVLRVCEDRQMSEQVRSICKIMAKRSLRNNRLGSALSWSIRAKDAAFATLISERFLQDYRNKGSFTDLELLDNLGPAMLLSDRLTFLGKYREFHRLYGEKRFSEAAKLLLSLMTAKIAPRSLWMTLLTDALPLLEQTEVIFSVDQTYELMSSLEELTSRTNNSKETAQEDDIEFTKTELLRVALARNLAMAIVKEGTVET, encoded by the exons ATGGAAGAGGTTGACGTGGAGCCCAACCCGACC CTCATTCCCGGAGCTGGGTGTAACCAGAAGCACATTGGATTTGAATGGGGTCCCGGAGATATGTTAGTCTACGAGACGAACTACCAGCTACCAG CTTCGCGGTCTGCAGGCTCTCCACTCGTGCACATGGTGAGGAGAGATGAAGACGTCTGTTCTCCCATCCTGCGCAAACTCTTCAATGAGTCCCATCACATCTTCGTAGGGCTGCAGAAGATCAACGAGGACGTGCCCAGCAAAACCAAGAAACCACA GTTTGTGAGCATCAGTAAGAACTACAGATCTGTGATCCGAGCCTGTATGGAAGAACTTCAGCAGGGCGCCG TTTCAGCTCAAGACAGATCTTTGGCGTCACAGTATGGAGATCAG GTCTCTATTCTCTTGGCCATTGAGCTCATCTGGAACTTGTGTGAGGTTCTTTTCATCGATGCGGCTCCAG CCGGCGCTCTGCTGCTCCACCTGCTGGACTGGGTGCGTCTGCACAAATCCGACGTGGATACGAGAGTGAGAGAGGTGTTACAGAGCGACAGCCCTACTCAACATCGCTCCTACTGGGATGTG GTGATTGGTTTGGTTCTGCAGGGTCGTATGGACGAAGCTCGGCAGGTCCTGTCGAAACGGGCGTCTCTGCGGGCAGACAGCAGCCCTGTGTTCAAGCGCATGGACACTCTGTTACAGAGCATGCCCATATTTAAT ctCGCAGGCACTCAGACGCTGACGGAGTTTGACGTCAAATGGAGAAACTGGCACGAAGAATGTGACCGCTCTCTCCAGGACAACACGTTTGCTAGCAACCGTCACCTGGAGGCCATCTGCAAG ATTCTGGTTGGTGATGAAGACGCTCTCTTGGAACACAGAGAGTTATTGAGCACGTGGTATCACTTCCTGGTGACCCGACTGCTCTTCTGTCACCCGACGATCAAACCGCCCGACCTGCACTATTACGCCAAG tcCAGCATGAACATGTTTGTGGGCCCACGGGCTTCACCGGAACCTCTGGACATCATACTGCTGTCAGCGTTTGAGTTTGACCTGCATCAGGTCATCAAAGACTGCAG TTTCACTCTCAATAACTGGTGGTTTGTGGCTCATCTGACGGATCTGTTGGATCACTGCAAACTCCTGCAGTCACACAACCTGCA ttTTGGGTCTAACCTGCGTGAGTTTCTGGTTCTGGAATACGCCTCGGGTCTCTTCACACACCACAG TCTGTGGCAGCTGGCGGTGGATTATTTCGATCACTGTCCTGAGCTGGGCCGAGTGTATCTGGAGTTACTGATCGAGAGGATTCCACTGGACACCGAACGCAAGGCTCTCAAAGTCCTGCGGGTCTGTGAGGACAGACAGATGAGTGAACAGG ttcGCAGTATCTGTAAGATCATGGCTAAAAGATCTCTGAGGAACAACAGACTGGGATCAGCTCTGTCCTGGAGCATCCGAGCCAAAGACGCAGCGTTTGCTACGCTCATCTCTGAGAG GTTTCTTCAGGATTACAGGAATAAAGGCTCGTTCACAGATCTGGAATTGCTGGATAATCTCGGCCCCGCTATGCTGCTCAGTGACAGACTGACGTTTTTAG GGAAATACAGAGAGTTCCACAGGCTTTATGGAGAGAAGCGTTTCTCAGAGGCCGCCAAACTCCTGCTGTCCCTCATGACGGCAAAGATCGCCCCTCGCAGTCTGTGGATGACCCTGCTGACAGACGCCCTGCCCCTGCTGGAGCAGACCGAG GTGATCTTTTCTGTGGATCAGACGTATGAGCTCATGTCCTCTCTAGAAGAACTGACATCCAGAACAAACAACTCAAAAGAGACGGCACAG GAGGATGATATCGAGTTCACCAAGACGGAGCTGTTGCGAGTCGCTTTGGCTCGTAATCTGGCCATGGCCATCGTAAAGGAAGGAACGGTAGAAACATGA
- the sumo2b gene encoding small ubiquitin-related modifier 2, with product MADEKPKEGVKTENNDHINLKVAGQDGSVVQFKIKRHTPLSKLMKAYCERQGLTMRQIRFRFDGQPINETDTPAQLEMEDEDTIDVFQQQTGGL from the exons ATGGCCGACGAGAAACCCAAG GAGGGTGTAAAGACAGAGAACAATGACCACATCAACCTGAAGGTAGCAGGACAGGACGGGTCGGTGGTCCAGTTTAAAATCAAGAGACACACACCCCTCAGCAAGCTTATGAAGGCCTACTGCGAGAGACAG GGATTGACGATGAGGCAGATTCGATTCCGGTTTGACGGACAGCCCATTAATGAAACAGACACGCCCGCACAG TTGGAAATGGAAGATGAAGACACAATTGACGTTTTCCAGCAACAGACAGGAGGACTCTAA